One Lacipirellulaceae bacterium DNA window includes the following coding sequences:
- a CDS encoding NAD-dependent epimerase/dehydratase family protein, producing MSVAIVTGSAGLIGSEASKYFANAGMDIVGIDNDMRAEFFGEEASTRWNRDRLKNELGDRYTHESIDIRDEAAIESLFKRYGNDIKLVVHTAAQPSHDWAARDPKKDFTVNANGTLNLLQAVREICPEAVFIFTSTNKVYGDTPNRLPLIEQETRWEIDPSHEYAGGIPETMSIDHTMHSLFGASKVAADVLVQEYGRYFDMRTACFRGGCLTGPSHSGTKLHGFLAYLMKCAVTGDHYTVFGYKGKQVRDNIHSHDLIRAFDAFYQNPKSAAVYNLGGGRHSNCSMLEAISLCEEIAGRKMQHSYEEQNRAGDHIWWISDLTCFQTDYPDYQLKYDVPEILKQIYEANVDRWMETAEA from the coding sequence ATGAGCGTAGCCATTGTCACCGGATCGGCAGGTTTGATTGGATCGGAAGCCTCGAAATACTTTGCCAATGCTGGCATGGATATTGTCGGAATCGACAATGACATGCGTGCCGAGTTTTTTGGCGAAGAAGCTTCAACTCGTTGGAATCGTGATCGTCTGAAGAACGAGCTGGGCGATCGCTACACGCACGAATCGATTGATATTCGTGATGAAGCTGCCATCGAGTCGCTGTTTAAGCGTTACGGAAACGACATCAAGTTAGTGGTCCACACAGCCGCTCAGCCCTCGCATGACTGGGCAGCGCGTGATCCGAAGAAGGACTTCACCGTCAATGCGAACGGCACCTTGAACCTCCTGCAGGCCGTACGCGAAATCTGCCCCGAGGCAGTATTCATCTTTACTTCGACAAACAAAGTCTACGGCGACACACCCAACCGCCTGCCTTTGATCGAACAGGAAACGCGGTGGGAAATCGACCCCTCCCATGAGTACGCCGGGGGTATCCCAGAAACAATGTCGATCGACCACACCATGCACAGCTTATTCGGCGCCTCAAAAGTAGCCGCGGATGTTTTGGTGCAAGAGTATGGTCGCTACTTCGACATGAGGACCGCGTGCTTCCGTGGCGGCTGCCTGACGGGGCCGAGTCACTCGGGCACCAAGCTCCATGGTTTTCTCGCCTATCTGATGAAGTGTGCCGTGACCGGCGATCACTACACCGTGTTTGGCTACAAGGGGAAGCAGGTCCGCGACAACATCCACAGTCACGATTTGATCCGTGCTTTCGATGCCTTCTACCAGAACCCGAAGTCGGCAGCCGTCTATAACCTTGGGGGTGGTCGTCATAGCAATTGCTCGATGCTCGAAGCGATCTCGCTCTGCGAAGAAATCGCGGGCCGCAAAATGCAGCATAGCTATGAGGAGCAGAACCGCGCCGGTGACCACATTTGGTGGATCAGCGACCTAACATGTTTCCAGACCGACTATCCCGACTACCAACTGAAGT